The candidate division WOR-3 bacterium DNA window CTTCATACAAACCACTGATATATACCACAAAACAGTAGGCGGTCGTCTTAATAGCAAATGGGTCTAAATATATCATGACCGCATCGTCATTTGAACTTAAGCGGTTCACAGGTTTAATATTCTTTGTCCAGCAACGAAATGCCACATAGAGATTATCTCTATCCTGCCTGAGATAGACCACGGTTTCATCTGAAGGTGGACTTTTTTCATAAGGAGAACTCTGCACAAAACCACCTGTTGAATCTCCTGTCAACCAGGACTCTTCAATAAATCCATCAATTTTTGGTGTTTTTTCAATGTATTGAGATATAATAACTTTTTTATTAAGATTTAAAAATAGGAAAGAGAAATATAGCAGATTCAGCATCTGAATTTCCTTACAAGGTTTTAGAGTTCGACAAATTATGCTTCGGTATCATCAAGGCTAATAAAAATGCAGCCACAATAGGAAAAGCCGCGAGCATTATCAATGTGCTGATATTAACAAACCGCGTTAAAAACCCAACAATAACGGAGAACATAATTTGTGCAACCGCTTCCACCCATGAAACAAAAGAAAGTACTGATGCCCTCATATCGTCAGGTATACGCTCATTTAAAATTCTTGCTCTTAGAGGTGATGAAGTACCAAGTGTGAAATGATAAACTAAAAATGCCATTAACGAAAAAATTGCATTTTGAAAATAGCCGGTAACAAACAGAGCAACACCACCAAGACTTATAAACAGAGCGAATAATTTTGTATATTCACTTATCCTTGCAAAGAATTTCTTTAATACCCAATTGCCTAATATTCCACAGAGTATAAATAATGTAAAAACGCCGCCCAAATATTTGATGTCTTCAGTGTTTAGTTTACTTAAAATTAACGGCTGCCAGTAGATAAAAGGCACCATTGCAGCACATATAAACAAAACAGTAATTATTAATATCAGCAATATTCCTCGATTCTTAACGGCAAACATTAAGGTAGTTTTAGCATGCATAAAAAAACTTTT harbors:
- a CDS encoding MFS transporter — encoded protein: MVQYLFDKSRSKYERFYFLFRCAGNFAVALSLSINTIFYLSRGLNLEQIGYLSGVSGATILLTEFPTGIFADRYGNALSVVISYFLLSFSCSIIVFANNFFSFIIAIIIGSLGTAFATGSFTAWILATDSGIKKRLSSFYAELGIAMSICKIVGGITGALIYPIIQFAPYLLSSIIYFALGITFLMVSPISSTRLKEKVKAESIKSFFMHAKTTLMFAVKNRGILLILIITVLFICAAMVPFIYWQPLILSKLNTEDIKYLGGVFTLFILCGILGNWVLKKFFARISEYTKLFALFISLGGVALFVTGYFQNAIFSLMAFLVYHFTLGTSSPLRARILNERIPDDMRASVLSFVSWVEAVAQIMFSVIVGFLTRFVNISTLIMLAAFPIVAAFLLALMIPKHNLSNSKTL